Proteins from one Bartonella sp. HY328 genomic window:
- a CDS encoding MFS transporter — protein sequence MTCETDSQSENHAMRAIIAAIATIAAVGIAIGLGTPLISAMMLDHGISESIIGYSGTIGGLATIIAAACTSRIALKFGVIKPILTMLIVGALSFLGFYCFQGLWVWFILRFTLHFAMTIMFILSEFWVNSSAPPARRGAILAIYAATFGFGFSLGPILFSYVGSKGFLPFGIGCLLIALASIPIMSAWKLSPNFKDSEHVPFLPFIFKVPTSTMAVLVYGAVQLGAVTLIAPFSLNLGYSEAQAGHFLTLLALGNVLLLVPIGMISDRLPDRRYALAGCATIGLIGTLLVPFITQHYYLLGAVLFVLGGVSAGLYTIGLAQLGARLKGSDLAAANAAFIFCYGIGMLIGPSIIGQAMEIFPVTGFSMAMALFFGLYVALVVIRLVVRLTRS from the coding sequence ATGACTTGTGAAACGGATAGCCAAAGCGAAAACCATGCCATGCGGGCGATCATTGCGGCGATAGCGACAATTGCTGCGGTAGGTATAGCAATTGGCCTTGGAACGCCCCTTATTTCAGCAATGATGTTGGATCATGGTATTTCTGAAAGTATTATTGGTTATAGCGGCACGATTGGCGGTCTTGCCACCATCATTGCTGCGGCATGTACGTCAAGAATCGCGCTAAAATTTGGCGTTATCAAACCGATTTTAACCATGCTTATTGTTGGCGCGTTAAGCTTTTTAGGGTTTTATTGCTTTCAAGGCCTATGGGTTTGGTTTATCTTACGTTTTACCTTGCATTTTGCTATGACGATTATGTTCATCCTATCAGAATTTTGGGTCAATAGCTCAGCCCCACCAGCAAGGCGTGGAGCGATTCTTGCCATTTATGCGGCGACTTTTGGTTTTGGTTTTTCGCTAGGGCCAATTTTGTTTTCCTATGTTGGCAGCAAAGGCTTTTTACCGTTTGGTATAGGGTGCTTGCTTATTGCCCTTGCCAGCATTCCCATTATGTCAGCATGGAAATTAAGCCCTAATTTCAAAGACAGCGAACATGTGCCATTTTTGCCATTTATTTTCAAAGTGCCAACATCAACCATGGCTGTGCTGGTTTATGGTGCGGTTCAGCTAGGTGCAGTTACCCTAATCGCGCCATTTTCATTAAATTTGGGCTATAGCGAAGCGCAGGCTGGACATTTTTTAACCCTGCTTGCTTTGGGCAATGTGCTGCTTTTGGTACCAATTGGCATGATTAGCGATCGGTTGCCCGACCGCCGCTATGCTTTGGCTGGTTGCGCAACCATTGGCCTTATTGGCACTTTACTCGTGCCATTTATCACGCAGCATTATTATTTACTTGGCGCGGTTTTATTTGTTTTAGGTGGTGTATCAGCTGGTCTTTATACTATTGGCCTTGCCCAATTGGGGGCAAGACTCAAAGGCAGCGATCTTGCTGCCGCCAATGCCGCTTTCATTTTTTGCTATGGTATTGGCATGTTAATTGGCCCATCGATCATTGGACAAGCTATGGAAATCTTTCCCGTAACCGGTTTTTCCATGGCAATGGCACTTTTTTTCGGTCTTTATGTCGCTTTAGTTGTAATAAGATTGGTTGTAAGGTTAACACGCTCTTGA
- a CDS encoding TatD family hydrolase — MLIDSHCHLDFDDFAPELDEVVERAHQAGVKRMVTISTHVRQFDRIIRIAEKYEHVFCSVGTHPNSAHEEPDITAEDLLALTSHKKVVAIGEAGLDYHYDYATPQQQRASFLHHIDAARRSELPLVIHSRNADEDMEAILREEMAKGKFKFILHCYSSGMQLAKAGIELGGYLSFSGILTFKGAPEIREVAKIVPLQQLLVETDAPYLAPVPYRGKRNEPSYVVKTAEVLAELRSLSYEDLAKITTDNAFRLFSKMQ; from the coding sequence ATGTTGATTGATAGCCATTGTCATCTCGATTTTGATGATTTTGCTCCCGAGCTTGATGAGGTAGTAGAACGCGCTCATCAAGCTGGTGTTAAGCGCATGGTGACAATTTCCACCCATGTGCGCCAGTTTGATCGGATCATTCGCATTGCCGAAAAATATGAGCATGTTTTTTGCTCAGTAGGGACGCATCCCAATAGCGCCCATGAAGAACCCGATATTACCGCAGAAGACCTATTGGCATTAACCAGCCATAAAAAGGTGGTGGCGATTGGTGAAGCTGGTCTTGATTATCATTATGACTATGCAACACCGCAGCAACAAAGAGCGAGTTTTCTTCATCATATTGATGCAGCGCGACGCAGTGAATTACCATTGGTCATTCATTCCCGTAATGCCGATGAAGATATGGAAGCGATTTTGCGTGAAGAAATGGCAAAGGGAAAATTCAAATTTATTTTGCATTGCTATTCTTCTGGTATGCAATTGGCAAAGGCAGGCATTGAGCTTGGCGGCTATTTATCTTTTTCAGGAATATTGACCTTTAAGGGCGCACCAGAAATTCGTGAGGTTGCAAAAATCGTGCCTTTGCAGCAATTATTGGTAGAGACCGATGCGCCTTACCTTGCGCCAGTTCCTTATCGTGGCAAGCGCAATGAGCCTTCTTATGTGGTGAAAACTGCGGAAGTTTTGGCCGAGCTGCGCTCTCTTAGCTATGAAGATTTGGCTAAAATTACAACTGATAATGCATTTCGGCTTTTTTCAAAAATGCAGTGA
- the tmk gene encoding dTMP kinase has protein sequence MQQGFFISFEGGEGAGKSTQIKRLAKALEQKGYDLVITREPGGTAGAEAVRYVLLSGYGEKYGASLEAALFAAARADHIDVLIEPALKSGKIVLCDRFIDSTRVYQGTASPQLATTVDALEQAAIKNIRPNITFILDLPAEVGLARANSRRSADSAVDRFEKDDVAIHENRRQAFLDIAQKEPDRCVIIDAEGDIDQIANEILSCVEQKLHQTQ, from the coding sequence TTGCAGCAGGGTTTTTTTATTTCTTTTGAAGGTGGCGAAGGTGCAGGTAAATCAACGCAAATAAAACGCCTTGCAAAAGCACTTGAACAAAAGGGCTATGATTTGGTCATTACCCGTGAGCCGGGTGGCACAGCAGGGGCAGAGGCGGTGCGCTATGTATTGCTAAGCGGTTATGGCGAAAAATATGGTGCTTCGCTTGAAGCAGCCTTGTTTGCCGCTGCAAGAGCTGACCATATTGATGTTTTGATCGAGCCGGCATTAAAATCTGGTAAAATTGTGCTATGTGACCGCTTTATTGATTCAACCCGTGTTTATCAGGGCACAGCTTCACCGCAACTTGCCACAACGGTTGATGCACTTGAACAGGCCGCAATAAAAAATATACGGCCAAATATTACTTTTATTCTTGATTTGCCGGCAGAAGTGGGCTTAGCACGGGCAAATTCGCGCCGAAGTGCTGATAGTGCGGTTGATCGGTTTGAAAAAGATGATGTCGCAATTCATGAAAATCGCCGGCAGGCATTTCTTGATATTGCACAAAAAGAGCCAGATCGCTGCGTGATTATTGATGCAGAGGGCGATATAGACCAAATTGCCAATGAAATTTTGTCTTGTGTAGAACAAAAATTACATCAAACACAATGA
- a CDS encoding DNA polymerase III subunit delta', giving the protein MNDIVSIPQYDDIDGIISPAQNTFFVGHEAQRAFLAQMLDENRLHHALLMEGARGIGKASLAYRLGYILLAKNIAANSIMAQDLRDIINDDAAINFENENIWRKIAQGAHPNLLHISRAFDPKTQKFRGAITIDDIRKITHFLQQTSSNNDWRIVIIDSADDMNRNGANALLKTLEEPPKRTIFMLISHNAGRLLPTIRSRCQAIMFKPLDHNDLQMALAHAAGFDNGSAQMQDNDELIANSEGSVRKAALMLAYGGLDIIHAVEDILNNKAFSVDGAFKLASVLSAKDAEVQFSFFIDYVLDRVAQVSRDKAIGGDLATGEKLSQFWIEIEQQIRDATAYNLDKRQSILVLLQKLHQNLNDCLG; this is encoded by the coding sequence ATGAACGACATTGTTAGTATTCCACAATATGATGATATTGATGGAATCATCAGTCCTGCACAAAATACTTTCTTTGTCGGTCATGAGGCGCAACGTGCGTTTCTTGCGCAAATGCTGGACGAAAACCGCTTGCATCACGCGCTATTAATGGAAGGCGCAAGGGGCATTGGTAAGGCAAGTCTTGCCTATCGCCTTGGTTATATTTTATTGGCAAAAAACATTGCTGCCAATAGTATAATGGCGCAAGACCTTCGTGATATTATTAATGATGACGCTGCAATAAATTTTGAAAATGAAAATATTTGGCGCAAAATTGCCCAAGGTGCTCATCCTAATCTTTTGCATATATCACGGGCGTTTGACCCTAAAACACAAAAGTTTCGTGGGGCAATTACTATTGATGATATTCGTAAGATTACCCATTTTTTACAGCAAACCTCATCTAATAATGATTGGCGCATCGTCATTATCGACTCTGCGGATGATATGAATAGAAATGGCGCTAATGCGCTGTTAAAAACCTTGGAAGAACCACCAAAGCGCACTATTTTTATGCTTATTTCCCATAATGCTGGGCGACTTTTGCCCACCATTCGTTCGCGTTGTCAGGCAATAATGTTTAAGCCATTGGATCATAATGATTTACAAATGGCATTAGCCCATGCGGCAGGTTTTGATAATGGATCTGCACAAATGCAAGATAATGACGAGTTAATTGCCAATTCTGAAGGAAGCGTTCGTAAGGCGGCTTTAATGCTAGCTTATGGCGGGCTCGATATTATCCATGCGGTTGAAGATATTTTAAACAATAAGGCATTTTCAGTTGATGGTGCTTTTAAGCTTGCCAGCGTGTTATCTGCCAAAGATGCCGAAGTGCAATTTTCGTTTTTTATTGATTATGTGCTTGATCGTGTGGCGCAGGTGTCGCGTGATAAAGCCATTGGTGGCGATCTAGCAACGGGTGAAAAGCTATCACAATTCTGGATTGAGATTGAGCAGCAAATACGTGATGCCACCGCCTATAATCTCGATAAAAGGCAATCTATCCTTGTTCTATTGCAAAAACTACATCAAAATTTGAACGACTGTTTGGGTTAA
- a CDS encoding MBL fold metallo-hydrolase, translating to MAEISVKDKLRFTILGCGSSPGVPRPNGDWGSCDPLEPKNLRYRTSLLVERVSANGKTSVVIDTGADFRSQAIDAGITKIDGVVYTHPHADHIHGIDDLRTFGIGQNKLIDIYSDAATLNRLHEAFGYCFKTPKGSNYPPILRAHQIGPYDHFKINGAGGELEFQSHLQTHGDIHSLGFRMGSVAYCTDVSAFPEESLTKLFDLDVLIIGALQYQPHPSHFSLSQALDWIDYLRPKRAILTHMHIYLDYRTVLRETPDYVEPAYNGLQFEVDC from the coding sequence ATGGCTGAAATATCTGTAAAAGATAAATTGCGATTTACCATTTTAGGCTGCGGTTCCTCGCCAGGGGTGCCGCGACCAAATGGTGATTGGGGTTCTTGCGATCCCTTAGAGCCTAAAAACCTTCGCTATCGCACCTCGCTATTGGTTGAGCGTGTTAGCGCAAATGGAAAAACCAGCGTTGTCATTGATACAGGGGCTGATTTTCGCTCCCAAGCCATTGATGCTGGCATCACCAAAATTGATGGGGTGGTTTATACTCATCCCCATGCAGATCATATTCATGGCATTGATGATTTGCGCACTTTTGGCATTGGACAAAATAAGCTAATTGACATTTATAGCGATGCAGCCACGTTAAATCGCTTGCATGAAGCCTTTGGCTATTGTTTTAAAACACCCAAGGGGTCAAACTATCCACCCATATTACGCGCCCATCAAATTGGCCCCTATGACCATTTTAAAATTAATGGGGCAGGGGGTGAATTAGAGTTTCAAAGCCATTTGCAAACCCATGGCGATATTCACTCGCTTGGCTTTCGTATGGGGAGTGTGGCTTATTGCACCGATGTGAGTGCCTTTCCAGAAGAAAGTTTAACTAAGCTATTTGATCTTGATGTGCTTATTATTGGTGCTTTGCAATATCAACCACATCCAAGTCATTTTTCACTTTCGCAGGCTTTGGATTGGATTGATTATTTGCGGCCAAAACGTGCCATATTAACCCACATGCATATTTATCTTGATTATCGCACTGTTTTGCGCGAAACGCCAGATTATGTCGAGCCAGCTTATAATGGCTTGCAATTTGAGGTTGATTGCTAA
- the metG gene encoding methionine--tRNA ligase produces MREKYYITTPIYYPNGEPHIGHAYNAIATDSMARFQRLDGKDVFFLSGTDEHGLKMQQTAEKLGITPQELADKNSAVFQEMLASLNISNDDFIRTTQKRHYDACQTLWKILEDNGDIYLDTYAGWYSVRQEAYYDEKDTIVGEDGIRRETEVGSPVEWNEEESYFFRLSKYQDKLLDYYEKHPEFVGPNERRNEIMSFVRSGLRDLSVSRTNFSWGVPVPGNSKHIMYVWLDALTNYLTATGYPDPNAPRAGFWPANAHIIGKDIVRFHAIYWPAFLMSAGIELPKRVFAHGFLLMRGEKISKSVGNVIDPFAITAQYGVDSIRYFLLREVSFGQDGVINNTAIINRINADLANDLGNLAQRSLSMIAKNCDGKVPNKGELLAQDSEILDKAIDVVNTARDAMARQAPHLALTAIFAVISDANRYFAGEEPWALRKTDPARADTVLYVTAEILRRVAIPLQAFMPASIDKLLELLNIGEDQRMLNDVASQWIAPGTALPSPSGIFPRYKLEELEG; encoded by the coding sequence ATGCGTGAAAAATATTATATAACGACACCAATCTATTATCCTAATGGCGAACCACATATCGGCCATGCATATAATGCGATTGCCACCGATAGTATGGCGCGGTTTCAGCGCCTTGACGGCAAGGATGTTTTTTTTCTGTCAGGTACGGATGAGCATGGTTTGAAAATGCAGCAGACAGCGGAAAAGTTGGGCATTACTCCGCAAGAATTGGCCGATAAAAACTCAGCCGTTTTCCAAGAAATGCTAGCATCATTGAATATTTCTAATGATGATTTTATCCGCACCACCCAAAAACGCCATTATGATGCTTGTCAGACCTTGTGGAAAATTTTGGAAGATAATGGTGATATTTATCTTGATACCTATGCTGGCTGGTACTCGGTTCGTCAAGAAGCCTATTATGATGAAAAAGATACGATCGTTGGTGAAGATGGTATTCGCCGCGAAACTGAAGTTGGTTCACCAGTTGAATGGAACGAGGAAGAAAGCTATTTCTTCCGCCTGTCAAAATATCAAGATAAATTGCTAGATTATTATGAAAAGCACCCTGAATTTGTTGGGCCAAATGAGCGGCGCAATGAAATTATGAGTTTTGTGCGCTCTGGTTTGCGTGATTTATCAGTTTCGAGGACCAATTTTTCTTGGGGTGTTCCCGTACCGGGTAATTCTAAACATATCATGTATGTTTGGCTTGACGCGCTTACCAATTATTTAACCGCAACCGGCTATCCAGATCCAAATGCGCCGCGTGCTGGGTTTTGGCCAGCCAATGCACATATTATCGGTAAGGATATTGTTCGCTTCCATGCTATTTATTGGCCAGCTTTTTTAATGTCTGCAGGTATTGAATTGCCGAAGCGGGTTTTTGCCCATGGCTTTTTGCTCATGCGCGGTGAAAAAATTTCAAAATCGGTTGGTAATGTCATTGATCCTTTTGCAATTACCGCGCAATATGGCGTTGATTCCATTCGCTATTTCCTCTTGCGTGAAGTATCCTTTGGCCAAGATGGCGTTATTAACAATACCGCGATTATAAACCGCATTAATGCCGATCTTGCCAATGACCTTGGCAATCTTGCCCAGCGCTCTTTATCAATGATTGCTAAAAATTGCGATGGAAAAGTGCCAAATAAGGGTGAGTTATTGGCGCAAGATAGTGAGATTTTAGATAAGGCTATTGACGTGGTTAACACTGCACGTGACGCAATGGCAAGGCAGGCACCGCATTTAGCGTTAACGGCGATTTTTGCGGTCATTTCTGATGCTAATCGCTATTTTGCAGGTGAAGAGCCCTGGGCTTTGCGCAAAACGGATCCAGCACGCGCTGATACCGTTCTTTATGTAACCGCTGAAATATTGCGCCGTGTAGCAATTCCTTTGCAGGCCTTTATGCCCGCATCAATCGACAAATTGCTTGAACTTTTAAATATTGGCGAAGATCAGCGCATGTTAAACGATGTTGCAAGCCAGTGGATTGCGCCAGGAACTGCATTGCCAAGTCCAAGCGGTATTTTCCCACGTTATAAGCTTGAAGAGCTTGAGGGTTAA
- the rpmG gene encoding 50S ribosomal protein L33, whose product MAKANTIKIKLLSTAETGFFYVTTKNSRTMTDKMTKRKYDPIVRKHVEFRETKIK is encoded by the coding sequence ATGGCTAAAGCTAATACAATCAAAATCAAGCTTTTGTCGACGGCAGAAACCGGCTTCTTCTATGTAACAACAAAGAACAGCCGTACAATGACCGATAAGATGACAAAGCGCAAATATGATCCAATCGTAAGAAAACACGTTGAGTTTCGCGAAACAAAGATCAAGTAA
- a CDS encoding NUDIX hydrolase produces MTKHILKPKCAATLLILKAIDGKPFVLMGKRHEAHKFMPDFYVFPGGKMDRADFTHLYSTSLHERDIKMMRSEKTHFTEKHANALALCAIRETQEETGLLIGVKTKAPLRKSINSAWRIFQNQQLLPNPSALHYFARAITPTGHIRRFDTRFFLTFAENINNIDKMQPSSELSNLQWVDLFSPPNIKIHDITKQIMEDTKDCITPNMALKQCHPVTLYYSVRGRHYRKVRFS; encoded by the coding sequence GTGACAAAACATATTTTAAAACCCAAATGCGCGGCAACATTATTGATATTAAAAGCTATAGATGGCAAGCCATTTGTATTGATGGGAAAACGCCATGAAGCGCATAAATTTATGCCAGATTTTTATGTTTTTCCCGGTGGTAAAATGGATCGTGCTGATTTTACCCATCTTTACTCCACTTCACTTCATGAGCGTGATATAAAAATGATGCGCAGTGAAAAGACCCATTTTACAGAAAAACACGCAAATGCTTTGGCATTATGTGCTATTCGGGAAACACAAGAAGAAACAGGGCTTCTTATTGGAGTAAAAACTAAGGCTCCGTTAAGAAAAAGTATAAATTCTGCTTGGCGCATTTTTCAAAATCAACAACTGCTGCCCAACCCATCTGCTTTACATTATTTTGCAAGGGCAATTACCCCAACGGGGCATATTAGGCGGTTTGACACACGTTTTTTTCTAACCTTTGCAGAAAATATCAATAATATTGATAAAATGCAGCCATCAAGTGAATTATCTAATTTACAATGGGTTGATTTGTTTTCACCGCCAAACATCAAAATTCATGACATTACAAAACAAATCATGGAAGATACAAAAGATTGCATAACGCCTAACATGGCGTTAAAGCAATGTCATCCAGTTACGCTATATTATAGCGTGAGGGGAAGACATTATAGAAAGGTTCGATTTAGCTGA